The sequence TTGTTCAGGTCGTTTCGCGACTGGCGCTGGTCCGCTGGCAGATCGCTTCCTTGCGCGTCCTTCGTCGGCGGCTCGACGTAGTCCTTGTAAAGATCCGCCTCGAGGACCGCCAGGCTGAAGCGCTCCACCGCAAATGGCGGGCGTGGCGCGCGCCCGGGCAGCGGAGGCTGGGGTACCAGCAACTCGGGACTCGGCACCACGACAGCAGCAGACTTCCTGCGCAGATCCTCGGAGGCCGCGGTCCAGATCGGTGCCGCCGCATCGATGAGCTGGCGCCTCAAGTCTTCACGAATGGCTTCGGGCGGAGCATGCAGCGCGGCCAGGCTTGCCACGGGCCCGTCGACGAACTGCGTGTGACAGCGCTGGCAGTCGGTCGCGTAGCGAATCGGCTGCACGCGCCTCCCGTCGGCGCCGAGCCGGTGGCACGACGCGCACGAAAGAGGCCGCTCACTGTCCGGGATCTGGCTGGACGTCAGGTGCACCTGGTGGTTGAAGCGCAGCATTGCGGGATCGTGATCACGCTTGCCGTCGCGCAGCGCCGCGAACTCGGGATGCGCAGCAAAGGTGCCGATCTTTGTCTCGATCTGCGGATCCTTGCCGCTCGTCTTCAGGTCTCCATGGCAGGAGACGCACGCTTGCGCGCTGACCGACAGAAACACATCGGTGGGACGATGCTCGACGTGGCAGTGCGCGCAGCGCGGAGTATCGACTTCGTCCGCCGCATGGCGCCGCAGCGAGTGACACTGCTGGCACGCGGCGTCGGCGACAACCTGGAATGCATCGTGGCAAGTCTCGCACTTGTCGCCGAACAGAGCGTGGCTGGCCGACACCGGCCTCGGGAGGAACTGCCGGGGCCCTTCCAGCTGGCGAAGCAGCAGCCAACCGCCGACACCGGCAACGACAGCCACGGCCGCGGCAACCGGATAGTGCCGGCGAAACGAGTCGCGTCCGGGGAACCCCCGCAGCCGCAGCCGGCGCGCGATGTCCTTGCTGCCGCGCATGGTCAGTAGCGAAGCGCGAACCAGATGTGGAAAGCCACCAGGACGAGCAGCATGATCGACAGCGGCGCGTGCAGGTACAGCCAGTTGTGCAGCAGCGCGTGCAGGCGAAGCTGCTCATCTGTCTGCCGCGACTCCTCGCAGATCGCACGAAGTTGCTCGATGCGCGGCGCGAAGTCGGCAGACATGTCGATCGTGAGCGCCAGCAGGTCGGGCGCCTGCAGGCGCTGGCCGCGCGCGCGATGCAGGTAGAGCCGGATCTGTTCGAGATACACTGCGCGGAATTCCTCCGAACCCGGCGCCGCGGTTGCGGCGGTGTCACGCCGGGCGGGAGCTTTCCAGCCCGCCTTCTTCTCCTGCTCGAGCCACGCGCGCTCCTCGACGGCTTCGGCCAGAGGACCCGTCACGTTGGCGACGATCTCGTAGGCATCGACGGCAAGTCCCCTGCGCACGTGGTCGATCTGCGTAGCGACCGTCTCGGCCGGCAGCTGCTCGAGCATCATGCGCGGCACGATCTGCTGGAGTGCGAGCCCGACCAAGCCGCTTACCGTCACGATGAGGAACAACACCATGAGGATCGTCGTCAGGGGACCGCCGAGCGAAAAGCCGCTGTGCAACACGATCAGCAGCACGCTGAGCGATCCGCCCCAGATGTGGATGTTCATCCACGTGCGGGCACTGCCGAGACGCCAGGTACGAAACCTCTTGCGCAGCGAAAAAAGCGCGGCCAGGACCATCAGCGACGTTCCGAGGATTCCGAACGCGAGGCCGCTCGGGCTGCCGCCGCTCGGCCCGTAAAGGGCCGCACGGGCCG is a genomic window of Candidatus Binatia bacterium containing:
- a CDS encoding ferric reductase-like transmembrane domain-containing protein gives rise to the protein MLINRDQRGWMAATLVASAAACGLYWYSARAALYGPSGGSPSGLAFGILGTSLMVLAALFSLRKRFRTWRLGSARTWMNIHIWGGSLSVLLIVLHSGFSLGGPLTTILMVLFLIVTVSGLVGLALQQIVPRMMLEQLPAETVATQIDHVRRGLAVDAYEIVANVTGPLAEAVEERAWLEQEKKAGWKAPARRDTAATAAPGSEEFRAVYLEQIRLYLHRARGQRLQAPDLLALTIDMSADFAPRIEQLRAICEESRQTDEQLRLHALLHNWLYLHAPLSIMLLVLVAFHIWFALRY